In a genomic window of Sutcliffiella sp. FSL R7-0096:
- the coaD gene encoding pantetheine-phosphate adenylyltransferase: MASVAVCPGSFDPVTFGHLDIIKRASKVFDKVYVCVLNNSSKKPLFTVEERVEMIKEVTREFGNVEVEEFHGLLIDYAHSKNASSIVRGLRAVSDFEYEMQITSMNRVLDESIETLFMMTNNQYSFLSSSIVKEVAKYDGSVSELVPPTVEEALRKKFRKE, translated from the coding sequence GTGGCAAGTGTAGCGGTCTGTCCGGGCAGTTTTGACCCGGTCACATTTGGTCATTTGGATATTATCAAGAGAGCATCGAAAGTCTTCGACAAAGTATATGTTTGTGTTTTGAACAATTCTTCTAAAAAACCTCTTTTCACAGTCGAAGAGAGGGTAGAAATGATAAAAGAAGTGACAAGAGAGTTCGGTAATGTGGAAGTGGAAGAGTTCCATGGTCTCTTGATTGATTATGCCCATAGTAAGAATGCGAGTTCCATTGTTAGAGGACTGCGTGCGGTCTCTGATTTTGAATACGAAATGCAGATTACCTCGATGAACAGGGTGCTGGATGAAAGTATTGAAACCCTGTTCATGATGACCAACAATCAATACTCTTTCCTTAGTTCGAGTATTGTGAAAGAAGTAGCGAAATATGACGGATCTGTCTCGGAGCTTGTTCCACCCACTGTAGAAGAGGCGTTACGTAAAAAGTTCCGTAAAGAATAA
- a CDS encoding enoyl-CoA hydratase/isomerase family protein gives MNESKVHTYIDDNHFYWFTINRPEKRNAIDYDVMNELEKGLNEIRENIAIRGVIITGSGQHSFCSGGDLSVFHALHTKEDAYAMLSKMGKVLHNLMTLPVPTFAWINGTAIGGGCEIASACDQRWAVPHAKLGFVQGNLGITTGWGGASMLMEKVPHASAIKMLSSAKTFTASEAMELGFIQKVVPSFDPQYVEEEIAVSSTVLRSYKKTFISKWEQTALKERMIAEIEQCSILWEQDEHHEAVNAFLKHKK, from the coding sequence ATGAACGAATCAAAAGTCCATACATACATAGATGATAATCACTTCTACTGGTTTACCATCAACCGCCCTGAGAAGCGTAATGCAATCGATTATGATGTGATGAACGAGCTGGAAAAAGGGCTCAATGAAATTCGTGAGAATATTGCCATCCGAGGGGTTATCATAACTGGTAGCGGCCAGCATTCCTTCTGTTCAGGAGGTGACCTCTCCGTGTTTCATGCTTTACATACGAAAGAGGATGCATACGCCATGCTCTCTAAAATGGGTAAGGTGCTTCACAACCTAATGACATTGCCGGTTCCAACTTTTGCATGGATAAATGGCACTGCCATAGGCGGTGGATGTGAGATTGCCTCTGCATGCGACCAACGATGGGCAGTACCACATGCAAAACTGGGATTTGTGCAGGGGAATTTGGGTATCACGACAGGATGGGGCGGAGCTAGCATGCTGATGGAAAAGGTACCACATGCAAGCGCCATAAAAATGCTGTCCTCAGCCAAAACATTTACAGCCAGTGAAGCAATGGAGCTAGGGTTTATACAAAAAGTAGTTCCATCCTTCGATCCACAGTACGTTGAAGAAGAAATCGCAGTTTCTTCCACAGTGTTAAGAAGCTATAAAAAGACATTCATCTCCAAGTGGGAACAAACAGCTTTAAAAGAAAGAATGATAGCAGAAATAGAGCAATGTTCCATTCTTTGGGAACAGGATGAGCATCATGAAGCGGTAAATGCGTTTCTAAAACACAAGAAATAA
- a CDS encoding patatin-like phospholipase family protein: protein MKEPRIGIALGSGGARGFAHLGALKVLEEENIPIDLIAGSSMGALVGSFYAMGHDMDRLYKIATAFKRKYYLDFTVPKMGFVSGNRVKELIRMFTQNKNIEELDIPLSIVTTDLERAEKVVFNSGPISDAVRASISIPGIFVPEKVNGRLLVDGGVVDRVPVSVAKEMGADIVIAIDVSQVKTNEPVDSIFDVIMQTIDIMQNELVKRSELEADIMIRPSVAHYSSRAFTNIEEIIRIGEEATRLQIPYIRKLLEEWKEKHQHEK from the coding sequence TTGAAGGAACCTAGAATAGGAATTGCATTGGGATCTGGTGGTGCGCGTGGATTCGCTCATCTTGGTGCACTTAAAGTATTGGAAGAAGAGAATATCCCCATTGACCTTATTGCGGGTAGCAGCATGGGGGCGCTTGTCGGAAGCTTTTATGCCATGGGTCATGATATGGACCGCCTCTATAAAATAGCGACTGCATTCAAACGGAAATATTATTTGGATTTTACAGTTCCAAAAATGGGATTCGTGAGTGGAAACCGCGTCAAGGAACTTATCCGCATGTTTACTCAAAATAAAAATATTGAAGAATTGGACATTCCGCTTTCCATTGTCACAACCGATTTGGAAAGAGCGGAAAAAGTGGTATTTAATAGTGGTCCCATTTCCGATGCTGTCAGGGCAAGCATATCTATTCCAGGAATCTTTGTGCCGGAAAAGGTAAATGGCCGCCTGTTGGTAGACGGAGGGGTCGTAGATCGAGTTCCTGTCAGTGTGGCAAAGGAAATGGGGGCGGATATTGTCATTGCCATTGATGTGTCACAAGTAAAAACAAATGAACCCGTGGATTCGATATTTGATGTGATTATGCAGACTATTGATATAATGCAGAATGAATTGGTGAAACGAAGTGAATTGGAAGCGGATATTATGATAAGGCCTTCTGTGGCTCATTACAGTTCTAGGGCATTCACCAATATTGAAGAAATAATCCGAATCGGGGAAGAAGCAACAAGATTACAAATACCTTATATCAGAAAGTTGCTAGAGGAGTGGAAGGAGAAACATCAACATGAAAAGTAG
- a CDS encoding YlbD family protein, translated as MATKQKHPSIEKFKEFVKRHPKLSEEVRNKKKTWQDLFEEWYLLGEEDESWKSFRQDGAAQDDNADKGAKSDVIPQLLQSLKKMDMNQMQYHLTNVNSAIGNIQQLIQQFIPNATKGSSPTQGAKNPFSFRKD; from the coding sequence ATGGCAACAAAACAAAAACATCCAAGTATCGAAAAGTTCAAGGAGTTTGTAAAAAGGCACCCTAAGCTGTCAGAGGAAGTAAGAAACAAGAAAAAGACATGGCAGGATTTGTTCGAGGAATGGTATCTGCTAGGGGAAGAGGATGAGAGTTGGAAGAGCTTCCGACAGGACGGCGCGGCCCAAGATGATAATGCTGACAAAGGAGCAAAATCTGATGTTATTCCTCAATTGCTGCAATCATTGAAGAAGATGGATATGAACCAAATGCAATATCATTTAACAAATGTCAATTCAGCTATCGGAAATATTCAACAACTGATCCAACAGTTCATCCCCAATGCAACAAAAGGAAGTTCTCCTACTCAAGGAGCAAAGAATCCGTTTTCGTTTCGAAAAGATTAG
- a CDS encoding methylthioribose kinase, with the protein MIQRFIELGEGYSDIYELMELTRSNKERLQHLIMLHTVKNGRDMSSFVAVMKPTHPGDFQALYICLEGIPNHKFKPNKRAELFQEVAKELGKEIIQFDVKPTETFAEKELYFHYLIGILRLNHYIPALR; encoded by the coding sequence ATGATACAACGCTTTATAGAACTTGGTGAAGGTTATTCTGATATATATGAACTCATGGAGTTGACAAGAAGCAATAAGGAACGTCTGCAACACCTTATCATGCTACATACTGTAAAAAACGGAAGGGATATGTCTTCCTTTGTGGCAGTAATGAAACCAACACACCCTGGGGATTTCCAAGCCCTTTATATCTGTTTGGAGGGGATTCCCAATCACAAGTTTAAACCGAATAAGCGGGCCGAACTATTTCAAGAGGTCGCAAAAGAACTAGGCAAGGAAATCATACAGTTCGATGTAAAACCGACAGAAACCTTTGCAGAAAAGGAGCTATATTTTCATTATTTAATTGGGATACTACGGTTAAACCATTATATTCCCGCATTAAGATAA
- the rpmF gene encoding 50S ribosomal protein L32, with amino-acid sequence MAVPFRRTSKTVKRKRRTHFKLQVPGMVECPSCGEQKLSHRVCPACGTYKGKEVVSK; translated from the coding sequence ATGGCTGTACCTTTCAGAAGAACGTCTAAAACTGTAAAAAGAAAGCGTCGTACACACTTTAAACTACAAGTTCCTGGTATGGTAGAATGCCCAAGCTGCGGTGAACAGAAATTATCACACCGTGTATGCCCGGCATGCGGTACTTACAAAGGGAAAGAAGTAGTAAGCAAATAA
- a CDS encoding YlbE-like family protein: MRKDIYEYIQKKKSLKSYLREQPLWYRTLTRNPEKLNDFELSSMHYYKQTIPHKVEKFQNSVQMASMMVHMFQTMKNMD, translated from the coding sequence ATGCGAAAAGATATCTATGAATACATTCAAAAGAAGAAGTCGTTAAAAAGCTACTTAAGGGAACAGCCTCTGTGGTATCGGACATTGACAAGGAACCCTGAGAAACTGAATGACTTTGAATTATCTTCTATGCATTATTACAAGCAGACAATCCCTCATAAAGTGGAGAAATTTCAAAACTCCGTTCAAATGGCTTCCATGATGGTTCATATGTTTCAAACAATGAAAAACATGGATTAA
- a CDS encoding YceD family protein: protein MKWTLFQLNQLQHKGLEIDETVDVSEITAHSEIRSVKPVHVTGRADLSSKKATFHLTVEGSMVLPCSRTLVDVDYPFTIKTTETYLFQPDEYETDEEELHTVEGDVVDLLPVIREAIILEVPMQVFSESPDKEEAAPQSGKDWGVISEKETQEKVDPRLAGLAKFFEKDKE, encoded by the coding sequence TTGAAATGGACATTATTCCAGTTAAATCAGTTACAACATAAAGGTTTAGAAATCGATGAAACAGTTGATGTAAGTGAAATTACGGCACATAGTGAAATTCGATCTGTCAAACCAGTTCATGTAACTGGAAGAGCTGATTTAAGTTCAAAAAAAGCTACGTTTCATCTAACTGTGGAAGGTAGTATGGTTTTACCATGTTCACGTACGTTGGTTGATGTGGACTATCCTTTTACGATAAAAACAACTGAAACTTATCTTTTTCAGCCTGACGAGTATGAAACCGATGAAGAAGAATTGCATACGGTTGAAGGGGATGTGGTCGATTTACTTCCGGTTATTCGAGAAGCGATCATCCTTGAAGTGCCGATGCAGGTATTCAGCGAATCTCCTGACAAGGAAGAGGCTGCTCCCCAATCAGGAAAAGACTGGGGCGTCATTTCAGAAAAGGAAACACAGGAAAAAGTGGATCCTAGACTTGCAGGACTGGCTAAGTTTTTTGAGAAAGACAAAGAGTAG
- a CDS encoding CAP domain-containing protein, producing the protein MRGLFFLLFIAFCLYLFVNVEPHEIESFIKEQPLSGQITPEKRESEEKAFVQSEIQMNDNIEGLASFVGKDVNELLDTFGDPDRKDLSSYDYEWWIYNKNLANYMQFGVSDGKIVTVFGTGNESKHELFEVGQSYESLNEKYNFPDSVTVDHKEGSYQFQLKPDEMKTRPLIKVEDIYVQLYFDDFEQQLSSVRYMNDETLIKQRPYELVYRGPLLDAKELTDEEWTRVEEGNAQQIIDFTNIIRARFDLDAVEWDGNTAEVAYLHSKDMREGNYFSHTSPTRGTLTDRLMEGEITFRLAGENIAAKYVDGVAAVEGWLNSEGHRNTLLNSRFTHLGVGVNEKYYTQNFIETW; encoded by the coding sequence ATGAGAGGTTTATTCTTCTTGCTATTTATTGCTTTTTGTTTGTATTTATTCGTAAATGTTGAACCTCATGAAATAGAGAGTTTCATAAAGGAACAACCTCTTAGCGGACAGATTACTCCGGAAAAAAGAGAATCCGAGGAAAAAGCATTTGTTCAATCGGAAATTCAGATGAATGATAACATAGAAGGTTTGGCTTCTTTTGTAGGTAAAGATGTGAACGAACTGCTGGATACTTTTGGTGACCCTGACCGCAAAGATTTATCTTCTTATGATTATGAATGGTGGATATATAACAAGAATCTAGCGAATTACATGCAATTTGGTGTGAGTGATGGGAAAATAGTGACCGTTTTTGGGACAGGAAATGAGAGCAAACATGAATTGTTTGAAGTAGGACAATCCTATGAATCCCTAAACGAAAAATATAATTTTCCTGATAGTGTAACAGTGGATCATAAGGAGGGATCCTATCAATTTCAGCTGAAGCCTGATGAAATGAAGACCCGCCCCTTAATTAAGGTGGAGGATATTTATGTACAACTATATTTTGACGATTTTGAACAACAGTTGTCGAGTGTACGGTATATGAATGATGAAACATTAATCAAACAACGGCCTTACGAGCTTGTGTATAGAGGTCCTTTACTTGATGCCAAAGAGCTGACAGACGAGGAGTGGACAAGGGTTGAGGAAGGCAATGCACAGCAAATCATTGATTTTACCAACATCATCAGAGCCCGTTTTGACCTTGATGCAGTGGAGTGGGATGGAAATACAGCTGAAGTCGCCTACTTACATAGCAAGGACATGAGGGAGGGCAATTACTTTTCTCATACCTCTCCAACAAGAGGAACGTTGACGGATAGGTTAATGGAAGGGGAGATAACATTCCGCCTTGCCGGGGAGAACATTGCTGCAAAGTATGTGGATGGGGTTGCTGCTGTTGAAGGTTGGCTGAATAGTGAAGGTCACAGAAACACGTTGCTTAATTCAAGGTTTACGCATTTGGGTGTCGGTGTGAATGAGAAATATTATACCCAAAATTTTATTGAAACCTGGTAA
- a CDS encoding SepM family pheromone-processing serine protease codes for MKSRYVMRSLLIGILLAVVLNFITLPYYVTRPGDAQELRPLVSVEGGYEDEGSFMLTTVKMGKANIFTYALAKVSEYQNIFPINQIRAEDESDEEYSYRQLHMMESSKETAIKIAYEKAGKEVELISKGVYVFSVKEGLAAEGKLKIGDRITHIDGEPTATAENLMERVGDKSIGDEIVLTFDRNQKEETTSITLGQHPEDPNRAGLGISLLTDYEITMDPPITINTAQIGGPSAGLMFSLEIYNQLLEEDIAKGYQIAGTGAINENGEVQRIGGIAQKIVAADKSGVDIFFAPNEKGAEGSNYQEALIAAEDIKTSMKIVPVDTFEDAIEYLEQLDSKSE; via the coding sequence ATGAAAAGTAGATATGTAATGAGATCCCTACTAATTGGGATATTGCTCGCGGTAGTCCTCAATTTTATAACATTGCCCTATTATGTGACTCGACCTGGAGATGCACAAGAATTGAGGCCGCTTGTTTCTGTTGAAGGTGGGTATGAAGACGAAGGAAGCTTCATGCTGACTACCGTTAAGATGGGGAAGGCAAATATATTCACCTATGCTCTTGCAAAAGTCAGTGAATATCAAAATATCTTTCCTATCAATCAAATCCGTGCTGAAGACGAATCAGATGAAGAATATTCCTATCGTCAGTTACATATGATGGAAAGCTCTAAAGAGACTGCCATTAAGATAGCCTATGAGAAAGCCGGGAAAGAAGTGGAACTTATTTCTAAAGGCGTTTATGTGTTTAGCGTGAAAGAAGGCTTGGCAGCGGAAGGGAAGCTCAAAATAGGGGATCGCATCACACATATTGATGGAGAGCCTACAGCCACTGCAGAGAATTTGATGGAGCGGGTGGGAGACAAGTCAATCGGTGATGAAATAGTTCTTACATTCGACAGGAATCAAAAAGAAGAAACTACTTCGATTACGCTTGGTCAACATCCGGAAGACCCTAATCGTGCAGGACTTGGGATCAGCTTGCTGACCGATTATGAAATAACGATGGATCCACCTATCACAATAAACACTGCACAAATTGGTGGACCTTCTGCAGGGTTGATGTTTTCGTTAGAAATATACAATCAGCTATTAGAAGAAGATATTGCAAAAGGATATCAAATAGCTGGTACTGGTGCCATCAATGAAAATGGAGAAGTACAAAGAATTGGTGGAATTGCACAGAAGATTGTGGCGGCTGATAAATCTGGCGTGGATATATTTTTCGCACCGAACGAAAAAGGGGCTGAGGGTTCTAATTATCAGGAGGCCCTTATTGCAGCAGAAGATATAAAGACATCGATGAAAATCGTGCCTGTTGATACATTTGAAGATGCAATTGAGTATTTGGAGCAATTGGATTCTAAATCTGAATAA
- the ylbJ gene encoding sporulation integral membrane protein YlbJ, with translation MQHSTKGVNSLDSSKWKTLFFAIIISLLTLSLILNPQASFQASVRGLNMWWDIVFPSLLPFLIISELLIGFGVVAFIGVLLEPFMRPLFRVPGVGGFVWAMGMASGYPSGAKLTVRLRQENQITQVEGERLVSFTNSSNPLFIFGAIAVGFFHNPKVGIILAAAHYIGNICVGLVMRFYGPYYKSKRQDELSRTIQKVSIRKAFSELHSTRLKNNKPLGKLLGDAVLSSVQTLLMVGGFLILFSVLNSMLSLISVTAILAGIISLLLTLFDISKDLSYPLISGLFEITLGGKLTSEVKGVTLMEQIIVTSFFLAFSGFSVQAQVASILAESDIRFKPFFFARILHGTFAAFITFILWHPLDRKLEGFETASGDIPVFSPLVPDGFWENMLNLFQLYGPLFTLSMLWIYLFLLFKKRRNVKNQH, from the coding sequence ATGCAACATTCTACGAAGGGGGTTAACAGCTTGGATTCTTCAAAATGGAAAACGCTGTTTTTTGCTATTATTATTTCCCTACTTACACTATCTCTTATTCTTAACCCTCAAGCTTCTTTTCAAGCGAGTGTTAGAGGACTTAATATGTGGTGGGATATTGTATTCCCTTCCCTTCTCCCTTTCTTGATCATCAGTGAACTACTGATTGGTTTCGGGGTAGTGGCATTTATCGGGGTCCTTCTCGAGCCATTTATGCGTCCCCTTTTCCGGGTACCGGGAGTAGGAGGCTTTGTTTGGGCGATGGGAATGGCATCTGGCTATCCTTCCGGGGCAAAACTCACTGTAAGACTACGGCAGGAAAATCAGATCACTCAGGTGGAGGGGGAAAGACTTGTGTCTTTTACCAACTCATCAAATCCCCTTTTTATATTCGGTGCAATTGCAGTGGGCTTTTTTCATAATCCCAAGGTGGGAATCATTCTGGCAGCTGCTCATTATATCGGGAATATATGTGTTGGATTAGTCATGAGGTTTTATGGACCCTATTACAAGTCCAAACGGCAGGATGAATTATCAAGAACCATTCAGAAAGTATCTATAAGGAAGGCATTCTCCGAGCTTCATAGTACACGTTTAAAGAACAATAAACCCTTAGGTAAACTACTGGGGGATGCAGTTTTGTCGTCTGTACAAACTTTGCTCATGGTCGGAGGCTTCCTTATCCTGTTTTCCGTTCTGAACAGTATGCTGTCTCTCATATCTGTTACCGCCATACTTGCGGGCATCATCAGTTTATTGCTGACATTGTTTGATATTTCAAAAGATCTCAGCTATCCGCTCATTTCAGGCCTTTTCGAAATTACGCTTGGAGGAAAACTGACAAGTGAGGTGAAAGGTGTAACCTTGATGGAACAGATTATTGTGACAAGCTTCTTCCTTGCCTTCAGCGGATTCTCTGTTCAAGCACAGGTTGCAAGTATATTGGCAGAGTCCGATATCCGATTTAAACCCTTTTTCTTTGCCCGTATCCTGCACGGGACATTTGCAGCTTTCATTACTTTTATCCTATGGCATCCCCTGGACCGGAAGCTGGAGGGATTTGAGACTGCGAGCGGGGATATACCCGTTTTTTCCCCGTTGGTACCTGATGGTTTTTGGGAAAACATGCTGAACCTTTTTCAATTGTATGGCCCTCTTTTCACCTTATCGATGTTATGGATTTACCTTTTTCTGTTATTTAAAAAGAGGAGAAATGTAAAAAACCAGCACTGA
- a CDS encoding nucleotidyltransferase yields MKSLGVIVEYNPFHNGHLFHLAESKRTTGAEVVIAVMSGQFLQRGEPALVSKWTRTKMALANGIDIVVELPYAFATQKAEVFASGSISILSGLMCNSVCFGSEQGNMEDFKRTISLMDNEKEQHDLLVQTFLGQGYSFPKASSLAFLKLTENKDDILDLTKPNNILGYHYVKAIQEQQSSMQAFTIERTAAGYHDPEFNDTPIASATSIRKHLFDNNGNIEKVQRFVPEKTYDLLGHYLHKVGSFHQWEDYFTLLKYRILCSTPKELSEIYEVEEGLEHRLIHTMKDSMTFHEFMTKLKTKRYTWTRLQRMCTHLLTNTKKDVMLDVSSSKRSEYIRLLGMSRRGQHYLKQIKKDVDIPILSKVSGVESPMLDMDIRATSTYAMKFNEPARSEWMQQEFSKPPIRYDEEEENFL; encoded by the coding sequence ATGAAATCATTAGGTGTGATTGTGGAATACAACCCTTTTCATAATGGGCATTTGTTTCATTTGGCAGAATCAAAAAGAACAACAGGTGCTGAAGTTGTCATAGCCGTAATGAGCGGACAATTCCTTCAGCGCGGCGAACCTGCACTTGTTTCAAAATGGACCCGTACGAAAATGGCCCTAGCCAATGGAATAGATATCGTGGTGGAGTTGCCTTATGCTTTTGCCACACAGAAAGCGGAAGTATTCGCCAGTGGTTCTATTTCTATTCTTTCAGGCTTAATGTGTAATTCTGTTTGCTTCGGAAGTGAACAAGGTAACATGGAGGATTTTAAGAGAACAATATCACTTATGGATAATGAAAAAGAACAACATGACCTTCTTGTACAAACATTCCTTGGACAAGGATACAGTTTTCCAAAAGCATCCTCCCTTGCTTTTTTAAAGTTGACGGAAAATAAAGATGACATTTTGGATTTAACCAAGCCAAACAATATTCTTGGATATCATTATGTAAAGGCAATCCAAGAGCAGCAAAGCTCTATGCAGGCTTTTACTATCGAGCGGACAGCCGCAGGTTATCATGATCCCGAGTTCAATGATACACCAATCGCAAGTGCCACCAGTATAAGAAAACATCTTTTCGATAACAATGGCAATATTGAAAAGGTCCAGCGCTTTGTACCTGAAAAAACATATGACCTTTTAGGTCACTATCTCCACAAGGTCGGCAGTTTTCACCAGTGGGAGGACTATTTTACCCTTTTGAAATATCGAATTCTTTGCAGCACCCCGAAAGAGCTTTCTGAAATCTACGAAGTGGAGGAAGGGCTTGAGCATCGCTTGATCCATACAATGAAAGATAGTATGACCTTCCATGAATTCATGACAAAGCTGAAAACAAAGAGATATACGTGGACTAGGCTGCAGCGTATGTGTACACACCTCCTTACCAACACCAAAAAAGATGTCATGTTGGATGTTTCTTCATCCAAGAGAAGCGAATATATCCGGTTGCTTGGTATGAGTAGACGAGGCCAGCATTATCTTAAACAAATAAAAAAAGATGTAGATATTCCTATCCTATCTAAGGTTTCTGGAGTGGAAAGCCCTATGCTTGACATGGATATCCGCGCTACCAGTACATATGCAATGAAGTTCAATGAACCTGCACGCAGCGAATGGATGCAACAAGAATTTTCCAAACCTCCGATCAGATACGATGAAGAAGAGGAAAATTTCCTTTAA
- a CDS encoding YlbF family regulator: MIATFEHVQMVEKAEELAKMIWQSELAEDYHRCLYNLQHDPEAQELIRAFDSIKERYEEVQRFGKYHPDYRKVTLETRELKRKVDLHETIHAFKQAEDAIQKTLDEISVMIGKAVSENVKVPTGNPFFDSMTSCGGGCGSGGGCGCKAS; this comes from the coding sequence ATGATTGCTACTTTTGAGCATGTTCAAATGGTCGAAAAAGCGGAAGAATTAGCGAAGATGATTTGGCAGTCCGAACTTGCTGAAGACTATCATCGCTGTCTATATAATTTACAACATGACCCAGAAGCACAAGAGCTTATACGTGCTTTTGATTCTATAAAAGAAAGATATGAGGAAGTACAGAGATTCGGGAAGTATCATCCTGATTATCGTAAAGTAACCCTCGAAACCCGTGAGTTGAAGCGGAAAGTGGATCTCCACGAGACCATTCACGCATTCAAGCAAGCAGAGGATGCCATCCAAAAAACCTTGGATGAAATAAGTGTCATGATTGGAAAAGCTGTTTCCGAGAACGTAAAGGTGCCTACAGGTAATCCGTTTTTCGATAGCATGACCAGCTGCGGCGGTGGCTGCGGTTCCGGTGGCGGATGTGGCTGCAAAGCAAGCTAG
- the rsmD gene encoding 16S rRNA (guanine(966)-N(2))-methyltransferase RsmD yields the protein MRVVSGKWKGRQLKAVPGMNTRPTTDKVKEAVFNIIGPYFDGGLALDLFGGSGSLGIEAISRGMDKAIFVDKDGKAIQTIKQNVEAFDLKEQVEVYRNDAIRALNALKKREIQFDLILLDPPYKKHHLEDLIHKISEYGLLSPTGLIMAEHSNDVKLPKQMGGFIRTRQEDYGLTVISVYRPSRGVEGGN from the coding sequence ATGAGAGTTGTTTCGGGGAAATGGAAAGGTAGACAGTTGAAAGCGGTTCCAGGGATGAATACTAGACCGACTACTGATAAAGTGAAAGAGGCGGTTTTTAATATTATCGGTCCGTATTTTGACGGCGGTCTTGCATTAGACCTCTTTGGTGGAAGCGGGTCACTCGGTATTGAAGCGATCAGTAGGGGAATGGATAAAGCGATTTTTGTGGACAAGGATGGAAAAGCCATACAGACGATTAAGCAGAATGTAGAGGCTTTCGACTTGAAAGAACAGGTTGAAGTCTACCGTAATGACGCTATAAGAGCACTGAATGCATTAAAAAAACGGGAAATTCAATTTGATCTTATTCTTTTAGATCCACCCTATAAAAAACACCATTTGGAAGATTTGATACATAAAATAAGTGAATATGGACTTTTGTCCCCGACAGGACTTATCATGGCAGAGCATAGCAATGACGTAAAACTGCCAAAACAAATGGGGGGATTTATTAGAACAAGGCAGGAGGATTATGGGTTGACGGTCATTTCCGTTTATCGACCTAGCCGGGGAGTAGAAGGGGGAAATTAA
- a CDS encoding DUF2129 domain-containing protein — MLSQRQGIVVWLHSLKQAKLLRRYGNVIYISKKLKYVLFYCNSEDTESLVEKLNRQSYVKKVEVSHKPSIKTHYENSRPDKAKEYDYKMGL, encoded by the coding sequence ATGCTATCACAAAGACAAGGCATTGTCGTATGGCTTCATTCTCTAAAACAAGCCAAATTATTAAGACGCTATGGAAATGTCATATATATATCCAAGAAATTAAAGTATGTCCTGTTCTATTGTAACAGCGAAGATACAGAATCACTTGTGGAAAAGTTGAACAGGCAATCCTATGTAAAAAAAGTGGAGGTATCCCATAAACCTTCCATTAAAACGCATTATGAAAATTCAAGACCGGATAAAGCGAAGGAATACGATTATAAAATGGGTCTATAG
- a CDS encoding PaaI family thioesterase, translating into MDISQQWEDFLTDATEEERDVASLFLHSLKRKRDGVNGTHIGALMEIKSEFQEPDTLTMEIPNTALLQNSLDILHGGLTATLLDSAMGTLAFKLIPEDKAAVTTEMKVNYVAKGVGEHFTCVATVIHKGSKLLVMEGKVYRSDGTLIAHATGSFFVIPKRS; encoded by the coding sequence ATGGATATCAGTCAGCAATGGGAAGATTTTTTAACAGATGCAACCGAAGAGGAGCGCGATGTGGCTTCTTTATTCCTTCATAGTCTAAAAAGGAAAAGAGATGGAGTCAACGGTACTCATATCGGGGCACTTATGGAAATTAAAAGTGAGTTTCAAGAACCCGACACTTTAACAATGGAAATCCCGAATACAGCACTATTGCAAAACTCTCTGGACATATTGCATGGGGGCTTGACGGCGACTTTGCTTGATTCCGCAATGGGAACACTCGCATTCAAGTTGATTCCGGAGGATAAGGCAGCTGTTACCACCGAAATGAAGGTGAATTATGTAGCAAAAGGAGTAGGCGAGCATTTTACCTGTGTGGCCACAGTGATACACAAGGGCTCCAAGCTGCTCGTAATGGAAGGGAAAGTCTATCGTAGTGACGGTACTCTAATCGCACATGCTACTGGAAGCTTCTTTGTCATTCCCAAAAGAAGTTAG